The genomic DNA TACCTTCCAGGCTATAAAATGGGCTATTGATTATTGTCACTCTAATCCGAATCGGGACACGGTTCAGCAATTCTCATCACGCCTATTAGGAAATCTTAAAATGGCAAATCTGCCCTAATTTGCAGCCAGCCTCCCGTTTTTGGATGCCGAACCCGCAATTCCCTGGCGTGAAGATAGAGCCTTTCGCCCCCAACATTCCTACCATAGAGCCGATCGCCTCGAATTGACAGCTTTAGCCCGATCGCCGTATGCACCCTCAACTGATGGGTTCGCCCGGTCAGGGGAATCAGTTCCATCCGCGTCTGACCATTCGATATTTCTATAATCCGAAACTGCGTCACACTCGGCTTCCCCCGCTCCCAATCCACTTTCTGATAGGGTCGATCGTCCGGGTCACTCCACAGCGGCAAGTCAATCGTCCCCTCATCCTCCCCCAACACCCCATCTAGAATCGCCTCATAGATTTTCTGAACCTGCCGCTGCGCGAATTGGTCTGCAAGCGATCGATAGCTCTCCCGATCTTTCGCCAGCAGAAGAACGCCGGAGGTGTCTTGATCGAGTCGGTGGACGGGTAGAAGAGTGGATGGGTGGATGGGTGGATGGGCAAGGAGTGATTCACTGTCCCCCCTGCTCCCCCACTCCACAACCGAGACAACACCGCATCCTGCCGATCGCCAGTCCGTCCCGGAACGGAAAGCAGACCTGCGGGTTTGTCGATCGCAATTAGGAACTCGTCTTCGTAGAGGATAGTTAGATCGGGAGTCGATCGGATAGATCCTGCATTACCCCCTAAATCTCTGTTACCCCCTAAATCCTCCATAGATGGGGAACTTTGAATTGCGAGGATTGCCTTTTGCAAGGAGTTTGTCTGCGGCTCGGTTCCCCTTCTCGATCCTGAGGAGCGGCAATGAACAATTGGGGGGTTAGGGGGGCGGTTCGGGAGCCCTGACAGCAGAAAGCCCATGATCGGCTGACACCGTTCCGTACAAGCTCCGTAAAACTCTCCCGGTACTTTCCCACCATCCGCAGAGGGTTCGCCCCACCAAAACTCTGCTAAGGCGATCGCCCTCAAACCATTCGCAGCAGCATAGTGAAGCAATTTTGGGGCACAGCAGTCTCCGGTTCCGGTAGGAAGATAACCTGCGGGCATCAGGGATTCGAGGGAGGCGGTTTCTCCAGCGAAGTTGGTCAGGTGGTATGCCGTGTAAAGCTGTGCCTGGAGGTGGCGCGATCGTTCTTTGCGCTGGCGTTTCAGTTCGAGGATGCGGGCATCGGTGCGATCGAGGATTTGCTTCAGGGGAATTAGCTCTGCGTCTCGCTGCTGTTTCAGGTGACGGCGATCGCGTTTGTCGTTGCGGCTTTCGTCGTCCAGGGTGGCTAATGCCTGAGTCAGTTCGTTGCCTGTCAGGGTGGCTTGCAGGATTTCCCGGTTTGCCTGTCTTACCTGTTTGTGCTGTTGCTGTCTTTCCGTGAGTTCTGCGAGATGCTGCTGCCAGAACTGCGATCGCTCCTGATACATCTGCCGTTCTGGAATCTGATGCAGATGAATTAGCTCTTGCTTGATTGCCTCAAGTTCCACGAGGGTTTCTGCTTCGGCTAGTGCCACGCGATCGCGCCCCGGAATGGGAGGAACCCAACCTGCGATCGTACTTTCCCCGTTGAGTAATCCTGAGAAAGCTTTCAGAACTGAATGTTCTCCGATCGCCGTTTCTACCAAAAGGACACCGTACATTTTGCCCTCTCGAAATTCTGCCCCATTGCCTAATTGCTGCATCAGTCCTTGGGCGATCGCCTCAATCAGTTCCGTGCGGGGAAGGTGGAGGAGGTTGCCGGTGCGGGGGCAGTGTCCGGTGTAGTGGTAGCGGGGGAGCAGGGGAGCAGAGGAGCAGGGGAGCGGGGAAGCGGGGAGGAAGGTGGCGATCGGATGAAGCATTTAGAAGAAAGACATGACGACTAGGCTCATCGGATGCAGGCAACATTTTTGGATTCTTCTTGTGGAATGGGCGTCTCGCCCGTCCGGTCAAATCCAGTTAGAAGTCTCACTCATCCGGTCAAACAAGTTAGAAGTCTACGTATTCTATTTTTCCACCCGATTTCTCATTTGCTCGATCGCTTCTACATAATCCGGCGTTAGCTCATCGGCGACTCGGCAGGCTTCTCGATCGACTGCCAATAAATCATTGCCCCAGATTACTTTACCGACAGGAACGGCACTGCCGCGATCGGGTTGCCAATCGACGCTGATAAATTTCTCGTTGGCATCAACGACGGCTCCGTCGAACAAGTGCCCGATCGTAAAGTAAACGTCCTGCAAGACCAGCGGTACGGAGGGGCGATGAAGCTGTCCGCGAGAGTGGGGGCTTCTTGCTTTATAGCGGCTGCGGGGAAACAGTCCGTAGAGGTTTTTCAGCGAGGCGGAAATGAGCGGCTGTTCTTTTAAAACTGTTCGCTTCAGCGCACCGACGCTAATTCGACAATCTACTTCTTGCAGAAGGGCAGGAGCCAGCATAGTAGGAAATCGGACGGGATGGGGCGAGGCTTCGCCGTTCTCCCTTCGGGATAATCGATTGGGGTACTCCTGCATCGGCAGCGTGTCGGCATCGATCAGGCGCATTCCATCGTCCATCAGCTCATACAGTCCGTTACGACTGGCAATTTCAGGCAGCGATACGGGAGAACAAACCCCTTCCACAATCAGAATTTCAGCGGTGGGATTTGCCTGTCGTAATCCGTTCAGCACCCTCCCCAGCACCCCCATACTTACCGTGACGGGCGGTTTTTTGGGATAGCCCAGGTTTGGCTTCACGAGAATTCGACAGGCATTTTTTGCAGTTGCAGGCGGCTCGTAGATAAAGTCAGCCGTTGCCGAAACCTGAGTGAACAAACCAGAAACCATAATCTTGTGAAAACCTGTGCGGATTGCACTTTAACTGCAATGAATAAATAACCAGGACAACTCAGGCAGCAGCGAAGTAACATCGATCGCAACCTCCCAGAGAATAGCGCATCCGCAACCTAGTTCCACCTTTGCTGCCAATTTGACTATACAAAATGAATATTGCCGACAAGTTGAAACATAAAAAAATGGGTATAGAACCAGGAACCCTTCACAAAACTAAAAGAATTTAAGTGTATTACATAAAACATTTTTGATCTTAAAGGTTACGTATATTCACAGGCACTATAATTGAATTTCTTCTTGCAATCGGGGTTCATTGAATAAGCGACTACATCTTTACGGTGTGTTCTGTAGACTTGCTTTTTATTTTTCCTTCTCAGTCCGGTCATTTCGCGAATTTCCTATGAAAACCCATTGGTCGAAGATTCTGCTATTCGTTACAGCAACATCGGTTCTCACCACAGGTCTTCTGAACCTCCTTACCGCACAGGCACAGGCAAAAAACCAAACTCAACTTCAAGCCCAACCCCCCGCAGAAGTTCAGCAGCCAGCCCGCGACGACGAATCTGATGAGGCTGCCTTGCCGCTGGTCTGCCTGGGCATGGGTTACGCAGAGCAGGAACCGGAGCAGGACAACGCCGCTCATTTAGGATTGGGCAGCGTGCAATCCAGCAAGCTTCATTCAATCAAACCGTCCATCTTTACGGGGCAGCAACCAAAATCCGCAATCCTCCCAGGTCAGGTAGGTTGGGGAACCCTTCAGCAACTCGGCAAGGGAACAACCGCTTCACTTCAACTCCTTCTAACCCGGAATACTGATTTAGCTCAAAATTCTTCGGAGCAGAATCATTTAGATCGAAATACAGCAACCGATCGCAGCCAGGACGACGATGATGGGCTATTTGCCCCTGGTTTTAATGCAGGTCGGGTCTGTGACATTCTCAGCTTAGCGGTTCTAACACCTGCCCTTCTTGTCCCCAATACCGGGGCTTCCTCATCCGGAGACACGGTGCCCTCTGGAACAAATCCCCAAGATCCGATCGATCGACCCACCAATCCCACCGACTCGATCGGTCAGCCCCCTTCTTCCAACCTATCTTCCAATCCCCCCTCCGAGGGCTTACTGAACCAGTCCGCAACTGTCTTAACCACCTCCCAACCCCCCGCAGAAGTTCAGCAGCCAGCCCGCGACGACGAATCTGATGAGGCTGCCTTGCCGCTGGTCTGCCTGGGCATGGGTTACGCAGAGCAGGAACCGGAGCAGGACAACGCCGCTCATTTAGGATTGGGCAGCGTGCAATCCAGCAAGCTTCATTCAATCAAACCGTCCATCTTTACGGGGCAGCAACCAAAATCCGCAATCCTCCCAGGTTTCCTGGCGATCCCGTATAGTCAGAAACTTTCGTCACCGGAATTCCGGTGACGAAAGTTTCTGACTATACGGGATCGCCAGAAATCCTGGGCGGACGGGTCAAAACTCTGCATCCGCGAATTCACGGCGGCATTCTGGCACGGCGGGATGTGCCGCAGGATCTCACTGACCTGGAAGCAAACCAGATTAATCCGATCGACCTGATTGTGGTCAACCTCTACCCGTTTCAGCAAACGATCGCCAAACCGGGCGTTACCCGACCGGAAGCGATCGAGCAAATTGACATTGGAGGTCCGGCAATGGTGCGAGCCTCCGCCAAAAACTTTGCCCATGTGACGATTCTCTGCAACCCCAATCAGTACGGCAGCTACCTGGAAGAACTGCGGCAAAACGGAAGTCCTTCGATCGCCTTTCGGCAAAACTGTGCGCTGCAAGCCTTTGAGCATACCTCGGCATACGACCGGGCGATCGCGGATTATTTGCTCAAGCAGGGGAGCGGGGGAGCGGGGGAGCAGGGAGCAGGGGAGCAGGGAGAGGGTTTGCCCGATCGGTTTAGCCTTAGCGGCGAGAAGATGCAGCAGTTGCGCTACGGCGAGAATCCCCATCAGCCTGCGGCGTGGTATCAAACCAGTCCGAGCGGCTGGACAGCAGCAAAACAGTTGCAAGGCAAAGAGCTGAGCTACAACAATCTGGTGGATCTGGAGGCGGCGCGGCGCATTGTGGCAGAATTTCCTGTTTCAGCTCCGGATTCTGAAGCGGCTGCGGTGATTATTAAACACACCAATCCCTGTGGCGTGGCGTTGGGCAGTTCGCTGGTAGAGGCGTACACGAAGGCATTTAACGCTGATTCCACCTCTGCGTTTGGCGGCATTGTGGCACTGAATCGATCGATCGACGCTGCCACCGCTAATGAACTTAAGAAGACCTTCCTGGAATGTATTGTCGCTCCGGGCTGTGATGCAGAAGCGGCGGAAATTTTGGCGGCAAAATCGAATCTGCGGGTGCTGGTATTGCCGGATCTGACCCAGGGGGAGAAAGAGCTGGTACGTCAGATTGCGGGCGGATTCCTCATCCAAACCGCTGATGACCAGATCGCTAACCCAACCGAGTGGAAAGTTGTCACCGATCGCCAGCCCACCGAGTCCCAGCTTGCCGAACTGCTGTTTGCCTGGAAGGTCTGCAAGCACGTTAAATCCAATGCCATTGTAATAACCCGCGATCGCACGACGCTGGGCGTTGGGGCAGGGCAGATGAACCGCGTTGGCTCCGTCAAAATTGCCCTGGAGCAGGCAGGCGATCAAAGTCAGGGGGCAATCCTTGCCAGCGATGGCTTTTTCCCGTTCGATGATTCCGTGAGAACCGCAGCCGCAGCAGGCATTGGAGCAATCGTTCAGCCGGGGGGCAGTATGCGCGATGCAGAATCGATCGCAGCCGCAAACGAATTGGGCATTGTAATGGTACTAACGGGAATCAGACACTTTTTGCACTAGTTTGGATTCTTTGTTTCAAAACAGTCGTTTCATGCCAGGTCGCCCATGTCGCAATTCCAGGATTTGCCAGAAGTCGTCAAAGTCACCCTGCTCCTGTCGGGCGGGCAGCAGTATCAGGTTGCGATCCAGTCGGGCAATCCGCTGCTGGGTCAGCTCTTTGAAGTGATGGCAGACTGGGAAGGCAAACGAGTGCGGCGACTGTTCCAAATTCCGATTAATCAGGGGCAGGCGGTATTGGCGTTTCCGTGCGATCGTCTCATTGGCATCGTCACCGAACCGCCGATCGTCATGCAAACTCAGAGCAACCCGCCGATCGCCGCAGCCCCCAATCAGCCTGTCACCCCTTCTGGAATTTTGCCGTCGGAATCCGTTCAGATTGATGACTTTTTATCCCCGGAAGATCATCAAATGCTGCTGAACTACGTTCTAGAACGTGAGGAAAAATTTGTCCCCACCACAACTTCAACCGGGCTGGCAGACTATCGGCAATCTATTGTACTGTACGATTTCCCAGAAGTTCACGAATTCATCACCAATCGGATTCGCGCGATCGTTCCCGATGTCGTCAAAGCCCTGGGTCTGCCGCCGTTCACTCTTCAAGAAATCGAAGCGCAAATTACCGCCCACAACGATGGCAATTTCTACCGCGTTCACAACGATAACGGCAGTCCGGAAACCGCAACCCGCGAACTCACCTACGTTTACTATTTCTACCGTCAGCCCAAAGCCTTCTCCGGCGGAGAGCTAGTGATCTACGACAGCAAAATTGAAAACAACTACTTCGTTCAGGCAGATACTTTCCAGACGATCGATCCTAGAGACAACAGTATTGTTCTCTTCCTCAGCCGCTATATGCATGAGGTTATGCCCGTACATTGTCCCTCGCGATCGTTTGAAGACAGTCGCTTTACGGTCAACGGCTGGATTCGCCGCTAATCAATATTTTCCAAAACAAAGTCATTTTCTGAAATAAAGTGATTATTCCCCGTTCCAATGCTCCGCGTTGGAATGCGTGTGGGAAGCTCTGCCTCCAGATCCGATAAGCTAGCGGCAGAGCCGCCTCCGAACCGCATTTAGGCTGAGCCCAGACACCAGAGTTACCGGATCTTTTATTCTGTAATGATGAAGAAAGCAAAAATCCCCTGATCTTCGTTATCGAATCGATCGGGGGATGCATATGAAACTTTTGCAGAAAAAGAGCATTAATAGACTTACAGGATGCGTTAGAACAGCGTAACGCATGAATATCGTCAGCCTAGCTACACTGAACCCTTTGCGCCCAGTTCGGTCAAATCCGCAGTGGATTCAGCCGCAGCCCGCTCCTTATCCAACCGACGCTTCCGCGCATAGAACTGAATAATTGCCGCCATTGCCACAATCATTGCCAGGATGCTCCAAGCTGCTGCCGAGGTGGGAAAGCTATTTTTGAAAACTGCCAGCATAATAATCGCGACAAAAAACACGGTCGGGATTTCGTTAAACCAGCGAAACTGCTGCCCGGTAAAGCGAAATTCGCCTCGCGCCATTTGCTTCATTAGCCGTAAGCAGTAGTGATCGTAGATCAACATACAAACGACAAGTGCGATTTTAACGTGTAGCCAGCGTTCCTGAAGTAGCGCAGGCACAGTAATAACCATTGCGATCGCCATTGTCAGCGTCAACACTAGAGCTGGCGTCATAATCAGCCGATACAGCCGCTTTTCCATCACCTGATATTGCTGCTGCAAAATCGATCGAGCGGGTTCGGACTGCTCGTTGGCTTCGGCATGGTACACAAACAGCCGGGGTAGGTAAAACAATCCAGCGAACCAAGCCACAATACCAACAATATGAAACGCTTTGAACCAGAGATATGTCATGGGATGTCTTTATCTATTATCCAGCCCTCATTGTATCGAGTGGAAAGGGGATCAAGATAGATGGAAAGGCAGCCCCAGCGACAGGAATTCACAAAGTTTAATAGGCTTATACAGCGTGCTTGAACAGGGTATCGAGATAAACTCTGGCAGCTCGGCGATAGCTGCGGGAAGAATCCGGCGCAGCACTAGTGCCGTTTTGCAGCAAGAAGAGAGAGAGAGCAGCACAGAAAACCCGATCCTGATCCCAGTCGGGGTGCGTTTCCAGATAGCTTTGAAGCGATTCGTGCAGTTCTTCGGGAATTTCCGCCAGGATGCTAACCGTTGCTTGCATGGGAACCTCGTTAGAGAAGAGATAAGTGTAAAAGATATCGTCAAACGCTTCGGATGAAGCAGATTTATTTTGGGAGCACGCCAATCTCTGAACCGGAAAAGATTGCGATCGTTTATCCCAGGGAAGAAACTGCAACGAATCACAGTCTCAAAATCACAGCTCAAAGCAGAGCTAACCCAACCTCCTGGAACCCTGCTGATCCGTGCTGGAACAGGCTTGAGTCGCTTCGGCGAGATGCTCTTGTCTTTGGTGGTCGCATCATTTTGCGCTATGGGGGGGTAGGGTTGTCAATGCCAATTTTTTGTGGCATGAAATTCGCTTTCAAATATCCTTCACGAAGGAATGAGGGTTTCAGGCTAATTTTTGTTGCATTTCTTAACAATACACTTCCCGATTCCCGTAAAACGCCCAGTTCTTCAGTAATCCCCAGGAATTCCCCAACCCCTGATATCACCGTTTCAGCCTGTGGAAAACCCAGTTTAAAGCTGTGGAAAACTATTCACTGCCTGTGGAAAGCTTGTGGAATAGGTGGGGAAAAGCAGACCAATTGTAAAGTTTTGTAAAGATTCCTGGGGATTATCCTGTTGAAACAGTGGAAAACCCAGTTTAAAGCTGTGGAAAACTATTCACTGCCTGTGGAAAGCTTGTGGAATAGGTGGGGAAAAGCAGACCAATTGTAAAGTTTTGTAAAGATTCCTGGGGATTACTGAAGAACTGGGCGTTTTACGGGAATCGGGAAGTGTATTGTTAAGAAATGCAACAAAAATTAGCCTGAAACCCTCATTCCTTCGTGAAGGATATTTGAAAGCGAATTTCATGCCACAAAAAATTGGCATTGACAACCCTACCCCCCCATAGCGCAAAATGATGCGACCACCAAAGACAAGAGCATCTCGCCGAAGCGACTCAAGCCTGTTCCAGCACGGATCAGCAGGGTTCCAGGAGGTTGGGTTAGCTCTGCTTTGAGCTGTGATTTTGAGACTGTGATTCGTTGCAGTTTCTTCCCTGCCGGGAATGCAGGCTAGCAGGTACACGTTGCGGCGCGCCAGCCGATCTCGCGCATTTCCTCGTATTCCGCCAGCAATCTCCCGCCCACAGCCTTTTTCAAGGAAGGTTAGTTCCTGGGCACGGCTGGCATCGTCGTGGGCTTCCGCGTAGCGTCCGGTATGCAGTTCGATAAACTTGGCTTTGACGGTCGCAGCAGCATCAATCTGTGCTGGATCAGCATCGATAAACAGGCTGACGGGAATGTTTGCCTGCTGGAGGGCATTCACCACCTGTTCCATCCGACCAATCTGACCTGCGACATCTAATCCGCCTTCAGTTGTCACTTCCTCCCGACGTTCGGGCACCAGCGTTACATAGTCCGGGCGAATATCCAGGGCAATCGCCACCATTTCATCGGTTGCCGCCATCTCTAAATTGAGATGGGTTCGCACGGTTTGACGCAACAGACGCACATCCCGATCCTGGATATGCCGTCGGTCTTCCCGCAAATGCACCGTAATGCCATCGGCTCCGGCAAGTTCCGCCAGGACAGCAGCCCCGATCGGATCAGGTTCAACGGTACGGCGTGCCTGCCGAATGGTTGCAACGTGGTCAATATTGACCACGTTGCAACCATTCGGCAGGCACGCCGTACCGTTGAACCTGATCCGATCGGGGCTGCTGTCCTGGCGGAACTTGCCGGAGCCGATGGCATTACGGTGCATTTGCGGGAAGACCGACGGCATATCCAGGATCGGGATGTGCGTCTGTTGCGTCAAACCGTGCGAACCCATCTCAATTTAGAGATGGCGGCAACCGATGAAATGGTGGCGATTGCCCTGGATATTCGCCCGGACTATGTAACGCTGGTGCCCGAACGTCGGGAGGAAGTGACAACTGAAGGCGGATTAGATGTCGCAGGTCAGATTGGTCGGATGGAACAGGTGGTGAATGCCCTCCAGCAGGCAAACATTCCCGTCAGCCTGTTTATCGATGCTGATCCAGCACAGATTGATGCTGCTGCGACCGTCAAAGCCAAGTTTATCGAACTGCATACCGGACGCTACGCGGAAGCCCACGACGATGCCAGCCGTGCCCAGGAACTAACCTTCCTTGAAAAAGGCTGTCAGCAGGCGCTTGCTGCCGGAATTCGGGTGAATGCGGGACATGGTCTAACCTACTGGAACGTTTACCCGATCGCCTGCCTTCCCGGCATGGAAGAACTCAACATTGGGCACACCATTATCAGCCGTGCCGTTTTGGTGGGCATGGAACGAGCCGTGCGCGAAATGAAGCTGGCAATTCGGGGGGAGTTTTAGGTCAACCCTGATCCGCTTTTCAATTCTAAATTTCCAGCCAAACTCCCAGCCAAACTCCCAGCCAAACTCCCAGCCAAACTCCCAGCTAAATTCCCAAGTCCAGAAAGGAATTCTCATAGTAATTCCAACTTGTAATCCCTTGTAAATTAAAACTTCAGGATCATGACAACCTACTATTACGCCGTTGCCAGCCAGAAATACATGCTGGAGGAAGAGCCGACCGAGGAAGTCCTCAAAGAGCGGACGCGCCACTACCAGGAACAGGAAAAAGAGCGCGACTTTTGGCTGGTGCTTCAGCCCGCCTTCCTGGATGCCCCAGAACTGGCAGCGGTCAAAGCCAAGTGTCCCCAACCGGCAGCGGCGATCGTCTCTACAAATTCTCAGTTCATTACCTGGCTGAAGCTGCGCCTGGAATATGTGGCGACAGGTCAGTTTGAGGCTCCCTCTGCCACCATTCCCGACCCGATCGCGTCTCTGGCACCCACAGCGTAAGAATCGCCTGAGTAGGGCTATTTGAGCCGCATTGTCGGTTCTGGATTGCCCCCTAAGATTCTCTATGGTGGGCATTAGTAGCGATTCTATATTGCCCCCTCAATCCCCCGATTCTGGGGGACTTTGTGTATTCGGGCGTTTTTGGGTACTGCTGAGCCGAACAAAGCGGCAATAAATATCCTGAACGCTCTGGCACTTCTGCGAAGTTTGAGTGATAATCTGCCTGTGTTCAAAGGATGGTTGGCAATGAGGCAATCTGTGAAGCAATCCGTGAAGCAATCCGTGAGGCAATCTATGGGGCAGTCTGTCACCCAGCCCGTGAAGCAACGCTGGATCACCCGATCGCTTCTCTCTACCTCATTTTTCTTGACCTCATTTTTCTTAACCCCCGTGATGCTGGCTGCCATCCTTGGTCAAGCGGAACGGGCGATCGCGCAGTCCCTGCCCATCTGCGATCCACCCCGTGCAGATGAATATTTGCTGCTGGTGCGTAATCCCAATGCTGATACCCAAAATCAGCTCCGTCAGCTGCTTCCCTCCAGTGCAGTCCTCACCGATTGTTTGTACGACAGCAATCCGGTTGTGCGAGTTGAGGGATTTGTGAGCGCGGAAATTGCCAATGCCTGGGCGCAATACCTCAGCAATAGTGCCGGACTTCAGGCGATCGTTGCCCGTCCTCCCGCCGTTGCTGCAAATTCCCCTGCCACCCCTTCGACTCCTTCGGCAGCTTCCGCAACAGAAGCAAATTCCACAGCCAATTCGGGGGCAAATTCTACCGCTTCCGCAGCCACAAACTTTCCCAGTCCAACCATCACACCCAGCCAACCTGCCCCAGCCAATCCACCCAGTACTCCCACTCCCCCGGCTCAACCTGCCCCAGCGACAGCGAATAGTCCGGCGAATAATTCGGCGAATAATCCGGCAAGTAATCCGGCAAATAACCCAGCCCCTGCTCAACCAACAGCCACCGCAGCCCAGACTGCTTTCAATCCTCAGCCACTTGGCACCGGATATGCCGTAGTAGTGAACTATTTCAACCGTCCTGAAGTTGCGCTGGATGTGCAGCAAATCACCAGCCGAGAGGTGGGCTTAGTTGCGTTTGAGCAGCGTCCCTATCTGCTGGCAGCCTACACCCCCGATCCGGCAGCGGCTTCTGCGGTGCTGCGGAGTTTGACAGAGCGAGGATTGACGGCATCGATCGTGGATAGTCGAAGAGCAATTCTTCTGACCCCCTCTGTTGCCCGGTGAGGGAATAACCTAGAAGAGGGAATAACCTAATAGGCAGGCGACGCGATCCAAGAAATTGCCGCGCCCAGGGCAGAACCGACAATCACCTGAACAGGCGTGTGCCCCAACAGTTCCTTTAACCGATTCTCATTGAAGGTGGGGTTTTCGCGGAATAGCTCATCCACGATCTGATTCAGAATTCGCGCCTGCTTCCCGGCCGCCTGCCGTACTCCGGCTGCATCGTACATCACAATTACAGCAAACACAAAGGCGATCGCAAAATCGCTGCTTTCCCAGCCTGCCGTTTGTCCGATTCCTGCTGCCAGAGCCGTAACCAGCGCCGAGTGAGAGCTAGGCATTCCTCCCGTTTCTACCAAAGTGCGAAAGTTAATTTTGCCGTCGCGAATCAAAGACACAAAGAGTTTGATGATCTGCGCCAGCAGGGAGGCAAGCAGCGCAACGAGCAGCACGTGGTTGTCAAGAATCGCGGGGAAGTCCTGCATGATGGCTTGGGGCAAAGGTTTAGGGCAGTCGGGTGAGGCAGTCTAGTTTTTGCGGGCGGTGATGTAGTCAGCTAATGCCATCAGCGGATAGGCACGTTCTCCATAAATTTCCAGCTTTGCCTTTGCTTCACTCACCAGCTGATCCGCCTGACGCTTTGATTCCTCAATGCCCCAAAAGCT from Leptolyngbya ohadii IS1 includes the following:
- a CDS encoding DUF362 domain-containing protein; the protein is MVSGLFTQVSATADFIYEPPATAKNACRILVKPNLGYPKKPPVTVSMGVLGRVLNGLRQANPTAEILIVEGVCSPVSLPEIASRNGLYELMDDGMRLIDADTLPMQEYPNRLSRRENGEASPHPVRFPTMLAPALLQEVDCRISVGALKRTVLKEQPLISASLKNLYGLFPRSRYKARSPHSRGQLHRPSVPLVLQDVYFTIGHLFDGAVVDANEKFISVDWQPDRGSAVPVGKVIWGNDLLAVDREACRVADELTPDYVEAIEQMRNRVEK
- a CDS encoding DUF2811 domain-containing protein, translated to MQATVSILAEIPEELHESLQSYLETHPDWDQDRVFCAALSLFLLQNGTSAAPDSSRSYRRAARVYLDTLFKHAV
- a CDS encoding pyridoxine 5'-phosphate synthase; this encodes MVNIDHVATIRQARRTVEPDPIGAAVLAELAGADGITVHLREDRRHIQDRDVRLLRQTVRTHLNLEMAATDEMVAIALDIRPDYVTLVPERREEVTTEGGLDVAGQIGRMEQVVNALQQANIPVSLFIDADPAQIDAAATVKAKFIELHTGRYAEAHDDASRAQELTFLEKGCQQALAAGIRVNAGHGLTYWNVYPIACLPGMEELNIGHTIISRAVLVGMERAVREMKLAIRGEF
- a CDS encoding RluA family pseudouridine synthase, with translation MLAKDRESYRSLADQFAQRQVQKIYEAILDGVLGEDEGTIDLPLWSDPDDRPYQKVDWERGKPSVTQFRIIEISNGQTRMELIPLTGRTHQLRVHTAIGLKLSIRGDRLYGRNVGGERLYLHARELRVRHPKTGGWLQIRADLPF
- a CDS encoding pyridoxine 5'-phosphate synthase, coding for MVNIDHVATIRQARRTVEPDPIGAAVLAELAGADGITVHLREDRRHIQDRDVRLLRQTVRTHLNLEMAATDEMVAIALDIRPDYVTLVPERREEVTTEGGLDVAGQIGRMEQVVNALQQANIPVSLFIDADPAQIDAAATVKAKFIELHTGRYAEAHDDASRAQELTFLEKGCGREIAGGIRGNARDRLARRNVYLLACIPGREETATNHSLKITAQSRANPTSWNPADPCWNRLESLRRDALVFGGRIILRYGGVGLSMPIFCGMKFAFKYPSRRNEGFRLIFVAFLNNTLPDSRKTPSSSVIPRNLYKTLQLVCFSPPIPQAFHRQ
- the purH gene encoding bifunctional phosphoribosylaminoimidazolecarboxamide formyltransferase/IMP cyclohydrolase, with protein sequence MTKVSDYTGSPEILGGRVKTLHPRIHGGILARRDVPQDLTDLEANQINPIDLIVVNLYPFQQTIAKPGVTRPEAIEQIDIGGPAMVRASAKNFAHVTILCNPNQYGSYLEELRQNGSPSIAFRQNCALQAFEHTSAYDRAIADYLLKQGSGGAGEQGAGEQGEGLPDRFSLSGEKMQQLRYGENPHQPAAWYQTSPSGWTAAKQLQGKELSYNNLVDLEAARRIVAEFPVSAPDSEAAAVIIKHTNPCGVALGSSLVEAYTKAFNADSTSAFGGIVALNRSIDAATANELKKTFLECIVAPGCDAEAAEILAAKSNLRVLVLPDLTQGEKELVRQIAGGFLIQTADDQIANPTEWKVVTDRQPTESQLAELLFAWKVCKHVKSNAIVITRDRTTLGVGAGQMNRVGSVKIALEQAGDQSQGAILASDGFFPFDDSVRTAAAAGIGAIVQPGGSMRDAESIAAANELGIVMVLTGIRHFLH
- a CDS encoding divergent PAP2 family protein produces the protein MPQAIMQDFPAILDNHVLLVALLASLLAQIIKLFVSLIRDGKINFRTLVETGGMPSSHSALVTALAAGIGQTAGWESSDFAIAFVFAVIVMYDAAGVRQAAGKQARILNQIVDELFRENPTFNENRLKELLGHTPVQVIVGSALGAAISWIASPAY
- the hemJ gene encoding protoporphyrinogen oxidase HemJ, with the protein product MTYLWFKAFHIVGIVAWFAGLFYLPRLFVYHAEANEQSEPARSILQQQYQVMEKRLYRLIMTPALVLTLTMAIAMVITVPALLQERWLHVKIALVVCMLIYDHYCLRLMKQMARGEFRFTGQQFRWFNEIPTVFFVAIIMLAVFKNSFPTSAAAWSILAMIVAMAAIIQFYARKRRLDKERAAAESTADLTELGAKGSV
- a CDS encoding MgPME-cyclase complex family protein, which produces MTTYYYAVASQKYMLEEEPTEEVLKERTRHYQEQEKERDFWLVLQPAFLDAPELAAVKAKCPQPAAAIVSTNSQFITWLKLRLEYVATGQFEAPSATIPDPIASLAPTA
- a CDS encoding 2OG-Fe(II) oxygenase, translating into MSQFQDLPEVVKVTLLLSGGQQYQVAIQSGNPLLGQLFEVMADWEGKRVRRLFQIPINQGQAVLAFPCDRLIGIVTEPPIVMQTQSNPPIAAAPNQPVTPSGILPSESVQIDDFLSPEDHQMLLNYVLEREEKFVPTTTSTGLADYRQSIVLYDFPEVHEFITNRIRAIVPDVVKALGLPPFTLQEIEAQITAHNDGNFYRVHNDNGSPETATRELTYVYYFYRQPKAFSGGELVIYDSKIENNYFVQADTFQTIDPRDNSIVLFLSRYMHEVMPVHCPSRSFEDSRFTVNGWIRR